TTAGTACGGCTGCGGGTGATGTCAGCCCTGTTCAAGTCTCTTCAGAAATATTAAAAGAACTTAAATTACGTGCAGAGCAGAGCCTGCAGGGTGAGCTTGATGGGGTGGTGATTACCGTGCCCGCCTATTTTGATGATGCGCAGCGCCAGGCCACCAAAGATGCTGCTCGATTAGCCGGGCTCAATGTTTTACGTCTGCTCAATGAGCCAACGGCTGCGGCTATTGCGTATGGATTGGATCGTGGCTCTGAAGGCATTCATGTTATTTATGACTTGGGTGGTGGTACGTTTGATATCTCAATACTGCGTTTTAGCAAAGGTGTGTTTGAAGTGATTGCTACCGCAGGCAATGCCGCTTTGGGTGGTGATGATCTTGACCATGAAATTACCAAATGGATCATGACACAAGCAGGTATTAGTGATGATGCAAGTCACAGCCAAGTGCGCCATATTTTGAATGAATCACGTATCGCAAAAGAAACTTTAACAGAGCAGCACTCCGCTCCGTTGAATATTGATTTGGATCAGGGTGGAACTTGGCAAAGCCAATTAACACGCGAACAATTTGAAACACTGATTGAGCCTATCATTCGCCGCACAATCGCACCTTGTCGCCGCGCTTTAAGGGATGCTGGTATTCAGGTGAGTGATATAGAAGATGTTGTGATGGTCGGTGGCGCGACCCGAGTGCCATTAGTGCGAAAATTGGTGGGCGAATTTTTTGCACAACCGCCTCTGGTCGATATTGATCCCGATAAAGTTGTCGCTATTGGTGCGGCGATTCAAGCAGACATTTTGGTGGGTAATAAAAACGATGGTGAAATGCTGCTTTTAGATGTGATACCACTGTCACTGGGTCTGGAAACAATGGGAGGGTTAAGTGAAAAATTGATTGCACGCAACACCACGATTCCCGTTGCAAGAGCACAAGAGTTCACAACCTATAAAAATGGCCAGACAGCCATGATGGTTCATGTCGTACAAGGCGAACGGGATCTGGTCGATGATTGCCGCTCACTGGCACGCTTTGAACTTCGTGGTATTCCTCCCATGGCTGCAGGTATCGCGCGTATTCGTGTTACATTTCAGGTTGATGCGGATGGCTTGTTGAGTGTCTCTGCTATTGAGAAAACCTCAGGTATCAGCAGTCAGATCGAAGTGAAACCCTCTTACGGGCTTCAAGAAAACGAGATTGAACAGATGCTCAAAGATTCTATGCATTATGCAGAATCTGATGTTGAAGCAAGACGCTTACGAGAAGCTCAGGTGGATGCAAAAAGATTAATAGAAGCTGTAGAGAGTGCTTTGGCGGCGGATGCCGAAAAACTTTTAAGTTATAATGAGTGTCAAAAGATTAATCAGACACTGGAAAAACTTAAAGAGTCAGAAAATAGCGCTTCACTTGAAGAGGTTAAACGTTTGACATCAAGCCTAGATGAAGCCAGCGCAAGTTTTGCAGCCAAGCGTATGGATGCCAATATCCAGAAGGTTTTGGCTGGTCATAGCGTGACTGATTTTGATAATAAGGGGTAAATATATGCCGCAAATTATATTTCTACCACATGATGAATTATGCCCTGAAGGGGCAGTAATAGAGACCCAAGCAGGAGTCAGTATCTGTGATGCTGCGTTGGCTTCTGATATCCCTATTGAACATGCATGTGAAAAAGTTGCCGCCTGTACGACCTGTCATGTTTATATCAGAGAAGGGGCTGAATCACTGAATGAAGCCAGTGAAAATGAAGATGATATGCTGGATAAAGCTTGGGGGCTTGACCCAGATTCGAGATTAAGCTGTCAAGCGATTGTAGGAGAAGACGATCTCGTGGTCGAAATTCCAAAGTACACCATCAACATGGTTTCAGAAGGGCACTAAAATGACACTGCGTTGGACCGATACACGAGATATAGCCATTGAACTGGATGAAGCTCATCCTGATGTTGATCCACAATATGTACGTTTTACTGATTTGCAGCAATGGGTGCTTGAGTTGGCAGAGTTTGATGATGACCCTACGCATTGTGGTGAAAAAATTCTGGAAGCCATTCAGATGATGTGGCTGGAAGAGCGAGATTGACATAGGTAGGCCTGTCAAGCTAGATTAAGGGCAATTCTTTAACTTAACTAGGAGGAGTTATGTACTCCCGATTTGCCTTGGCTTTATCCGTTTCACTTTTTACTTTTAGTACTTCATTGGCGGCTGATAACTGTAAAGGTATGGGCTTGGAAACGGCTCCCGCATCTCAGTTTAAAAATAATGGTGATGGCACTGTTACCGATAAAAAAAATGGCCTAACATGGATGAAGTGTTCTGTAGGTATGAGCTGGAACGGAGAAATTTGTGCAGGTGATGCTGATCGTAAAAGCTGGCGTAAAGCAACGTCAGAAGTTAAATCTTTAAATAAAGAAGGTTTTGCAGGCTCTAAAAAGTGGCGCTTGCCCACTCGTAATGAGCTGGAAAAAATTGTAGAACATAAATGCTTTGCTCCATCCATCAGTACAGAAGTTTTTCCAAGAACAGCCACAACAGGTTATTGGACTGAAACCAAGGATCTTCACTCTGACAAACATGCATGGATTGTGTTGTTTCGGCATGGCTCAAGTTACATAAGCAGTAAAAAAGATGAGTGGTTTTTACGCTTGGTGCGTTAATATGTCTATAGAAAATGTCACTGTAACGAAAAACACACTGAGTGTTGAAGGACTAATAGCGGGTAAGGCTTATGGGGAAAGACTGGCATCATTGAAAAAATGGATGAAATCAAGAAGTATTTAAAAACATAATGTTACAGCGATATCTACCCATTGCTGCAATATTGTTATTGGCATCATGCGCCACTTCTGAAAAAGCAGTGGTTCAACCCCCCTCACTTCCTCTGGAATTCACTCAAACAGGCTCATCCGAGCTGCCGGAAAAATGGTGGCGAGTATTCAATGATGAATCTCTCAATCAATTAATTGAAACAGCACTGCTCGATAATTTTGACCTCCAAAGTGTCAGGAATCGTCTGGAGCAGGCGCGTGCTGTTGCACGTAAAAGTGGAGCTGCAAGTTTTCCTCGTCTGGATGGGTCGGCAGGTTCTTCACGTTCAGTCAGTCAAAGCGATGAACTGAGTAAAGTCACGACCGATATCTCTTCGATCGGTATTGCAGCAAGTTATGAATTGGATTTATGGGGAGGAATCAACTCAAACACTCAAGCGGCTGAGTTAGATTTTCTTGCTAGTCAGGAAGCACTGAATGCGGCTGCAATTTCACTCAGCTCTGAAGTGGCTGTTACATGGTATCGTTTGGTCGATCAACAACGTCAAATTGAGTTACTTAAACAGCAGCACCTGACGGATAAAAAACACCTGAGTGCTGTCACCGGACGATTCAAAGCAGGGCAAATTACTTCGACTGATCTGCTTCAGCAGCGTCAGAAAGTCGAAGCAACATTGGGTGAAACTTCTCTGGCTGAATCAACGCTTCAGCTGTTAAATCACCAGTTGGCGCTCTTGTTAGGGCAGTCACCTCATGCTGATTTATTCCCCAAAGCACAAATATTCCCCAAATTACCTGCACTGCCTAAGACGGGCATTCCTGCTGAACTTATCAATCAGCGACCCGATGTTCGTCAGACTTATCTACAGGTTCAGGCAGCGGATCAACGTATGGCAGTGGCGGTGAGTGAGCGCTTTCCTCGCATCAGCTTAACGGCAAAGCTGGATTTTGATGCGACTGAACTATTTAATAACTGGTTGACTAATATAGCAGCTAATTTATTAGTGCCGATTATTGATGGCGGTCAGCGCAAGGCCGAAGTTGATCGCACTGAGGCGGTTCGCTTCGAAGCGTTGAATCGCTACAAACAAACGGTGTTAACAGCGCTGAAAGAGGTGGAGGATGCTTTGGTTCAAGAGGTGCATCAACAGCAATGGCTGGATCGTTTAAATAAACAGCTATCATTTTCAGAGGCTGTTGTCGAGCAAACACGGCAGCACTATATTCATGGTGAAATGGATTTTTTCCGTTTCCTCGGCGCAGTATCCAGTCATCAAAAATTACAGCGTAGTCAGTTGCAGGCGGAGCGTGAATTGATTGAATATCGTATTAATTTGTATCGGGCACTAGCGGGCGACTGGGATGTGAAACATGTCAGAAACTAGATTTAAAAAAATATTTAAAATATTGATTGCGCTGGCTATTTTATTGGTTGCAATTGCACTCTCTTTTTATCTTATTTCGACTCAACCTCAGGCTGAGCGAGTTAAACCTGAGGTTAAAGTACCGTTGGTTGAAACGGTGATTCCACCATTCCGTGAGCACTCAGTGACCGTGCAAGCGATGGGTCGCGTGATCGCGGCGCAGCAAATTGAGTTGATGGCGCGAGTGAGCGGTGAAGTCATTAAAGTAAGCTCTTCACTTGTACCTGGTGGAATGTTCAAAAAAAATAGTGAGATTTTGAAAATTGATCCGACAGATTATGAGTTGGTTGTCCAACAACGTAAAAGTGATCTTGTCCGTGCTGAATATGAGCTGGCACTGGAAGTAGGACGGCAACAAATTGCAAAGCAAGACTATCTGCTGTTAGGTGAAAAACTGGAAGGTGAAGAGCTCTCTCTGGTGCTTCGTCAGCCGCACCTGCAAATGGCAAAAGCGAATATTGCAGCGGCTCAATCATCACTGGATCGAGCTCAACTGGATCTGCGCCGGACACAGATTAAAGCTCCTTTTAATGCGCTTGTTCAAGAAAAAAAGGTCAGCGTGGGTTCACAAGTGACTACAGCGACAGCGTTGATGACATTAGTCGATACCGATACGTACTGGGTTGAAGTCGCTATTCCGGTGGATCAGCTTAAATGGGTCAATATCGGGGCAGACGCTCACATTAAGCACACATCTGCCTGGGGAGAGAACACTTTTCGGCAAGGAACCGTGAAATCAATTAAGCCCATGATTGGACAAGAGGATCATATGGCTCAAATTATAGTATCAATCAAAGATCCCATGGCACTAAAAACGGAGAATAAGGATCGACCAAAATTGATGGCAGGTGCTTTTGTTCGTGTTGAAATGATGGGGAAAATTCTTACCGATGTACTGCATATTCCAGAGCCATCACTGCATGAAGGCTCGCAGATCTGGGTGATGACCCAAAACAATGAGCTGGATATTCGTACCGTCGATATTCGCTGGCGTGAAAGTGGTATTGTTTATATCTCTGATCAATTAGCAACGGGAGAGCAACTGATCGTGAGTGACCTGGCCGCTCCTGTTCAAGGTATGAAGCTGCGGTCTGAATAAGGGCTGGCTTCATTTCATTGTTTACATCAAATACTAAAACCAATTGATTAACGCTTTCAAAACACTTGGATACGAGCTATGAGCAAAAAGAATAAAAAAATAGATGTCCAGGGGAGTGAGATAACTATCATTTCTACCAAAGAACAAGACTATATATCTCTTACCGATATGGTTCGGGATATTGATAATGGGCTTGTTCTTATTGAAAAGTGGCTAAGAAACAAGAACACGATTGAATTTCTTGGGATTTGGGAAGAAATTTATAACCCTAATTTTAATTCCCCCGAATTCGAGGGAATTAAAAATCAGGCAGGCTTAAATCGCTTTGCACTTTCTGTTAAACAATGGGTAAGTAAAACAAACTCCATTGGTATTATTGCCAAAGCAGGAAGGTATGGCGGAACCTATGCTCATAAAGACATTGCCTTTGAGTTTGCTTCTTGGATTTCGCCAAAGTTTAAAATCTTTCTGATAAAAGAATTTCAACGTCTAAAAGATGAAGAACAAAAGCAACTCGGTTGGGATATTAAACGCAACCTCACCAAAATAAACTATCGCATACATACAGATGCTATTAAAGAAAACCTTATCCCAAAAAACCTAAATAAAAAACAAATATTTGTTGTTTACGCCAATGAAGCAGATATTTTAAATGTGGCTCTCTTTGGGAAAACAGCCAAACAGTGGCGAGACGAAAACCCCAAAGAGAAAGGTAATATTAGAGATTATGCCAATGTCAGCCAATTGGTATGCCTTGCCAATCTCGAAAACTTAAATGCGGTGTTTATTAATGATGGTTTGCCACAAAGCGACCGATTGGTAAAACTGAATCAAATTGCTATTTCACAGATGAAAATATTGTTGAGAGATAAATCTGTAAAAATGTTGGATGATGAGTAGCTACAAGCGATTAGGATATTACATACAGTTGGTGGATAAACGAAATGTTAATTCAACAGTAACTTTACTTAGAGGGGTTTCAACAAGAAAAGTACTTATTGAATTTCTCAAAATTCGATCGTTTGAACCTTGTACAAACCCTTGGTAGATGAATGGGCAGTTTACGATAACTCAGGGGTAACCCCTGAACTTCTTGAAGAGGGTGTAAAATTATGAGTGTAGATAAGTTTGATCAAAATTCAAAATCACATAAAAGAGATCCTGATTTGGCAAATGCAGAAATTGCAATGAAGCGAGCAGCGATTAAAGCACGAGAGATAGCGCAAAAAACTGGTACGGCTGTTGTCACGCTGAAGAATAAAGTGATCAGAGAAGAATACTTTAAATCAGCGACTGATCGTGAGTGACCTGGCCGCTCCCGTTCAAGGCATGAAGCTACGGTCTAAACCACATGCAAAATAACCAAAATGGCCCGATAAGCTGGATGGCGGGTCATCCCGTCGCGGCGAATCTGATCATGGTGCTTTGCCTGTTGGGTGGCTATCTGTTTTTGAGCCAGATGAAGCAGGAAGTTTTTCCTGAATTTGATGCCGACCAGGTGCAGATCAATGTGGCTTATCCCGGCGCAAGCCCTGAAGAGGTTGAGCAAGGGATTATTCTGGCGATTGAAGAGGCTATTGTCGGCATTGATGGCATCAAAAAAATCAACGCTTCTGCCAATGAAAGCATCGGAACGGTGACAGTTGAAGCACTGGTCGGCACGGATTTAAAAAAGCTCGCGCAAGATATTCAAGGCGTTGTCGACCGCATCAGAACATTTCCTCTGGATATTGAAAATCCACAGGTCTCTATTTTGACCAATAAGCGTCGCGTTGTCTCAGTGGCACTTTACGGCGATACCAGCGAACATTCACTGCACGAACTTTCCGAACAACTGCGTGACCAGTTGTTAAGTTATTCGGGAATCACTCAAGCCGAGCTGTCGGGTGTGCGCCCATTGGAAATCAGTATTGAGATATCCCAGGAAAATTTACGCCGCTATCAATTAACGCTGGATGAAGTGGCGCGTCGTCTGCAAAACGCTTCGGTTGATCTGCCGAGTGGCAGTATTAAAGCATTGAATGGCGAAATACTGATTCGCATGAAAGAGCGGCGTAATTTCGGGCAGCAGTTTGCCGAACTGCCGGTGATTATGACAGCAGAGGGCGGTGAAGTTTTGCTGGGGCAGATTGCCCAGATACATGATCATTACGCAGATACCGATTATCAGGCCAGTTACAACGGGCAAGCGGCCATGATGGTCAATGTTTATCGTGTTGGCAATGAAACACCGATCCAGATTTCAGATTCAGTCTATCAACATCTGGATCAATTTCGACCGACCCTGCCGTCAGGGATTGCAGCTGATGTTATTTATGATCGCTCTGTTGTTTACCAGCAGCGTGTTGATCTATTGCTGCGTAACAGTGCGCTCGGGCTGATTTTAGTGCTAATTTTTCTGGCACTCTTTCTGGAAATACGGCTCGCCTTCTGGGTAATGATGGGTATCCCTATTTCGTTTATGGGTGCGTTTCTAGTGCTGCCGTTCTTGGGTGTTTCACTCAATATGATCTCACTGTTTGCTTTTATTGTCGCGCTAGGAATCGTCGTGGATGATGCCATTATCGTGGGTGAGAACGTCTATCACTATCGCCTAAAAGGAGTGCCGCCCCTTCAGGCCGCGATTCGGGGCGCTCGGGAAATGGCCATGCCGATATCGTTCAGCATTCTGACCAATATTGCGACCTTTATGCCGCTCTATTTTGTACCCGGCATGATGGGCAAAATATTTCAGGTGATTCCTGTGGTGGTGGTCACCGTATTCATTATTTCGTTACTAGAAAGCTTGTTTGTTTTGCCGGCACATCTGGCACGAATAAAAGATAAAAAGCGTCATGGTGCAGGGTTGTGGCTTCATCAAAAACAGCAATCATTCAGCCTGGCTTTTGCACACTGGGTTAAATACCGTTTTGGAGCGTTTCTTGATTTTGCTCTGTATCACCGATATTTCACGGTGGTTATCGCTTTTTCTATCTTGCTGCTCACGCTGTCGTACGCCATGAGTGGGCGCATGGGTATGGAGATGTTTCCTAAAACAGAATCTGATTTTGCAGTGGCTGGCTTGACTCTGCCATACGGCACATCAGCCGAGAAAACCAACCGAGTGGTTGACCAGTTATTGCAAAATGCACGAGCTGTCGCAGCTGAACTGCCGCGTGGTGATGAGCTAATAAAAGGAATACTCGCTGAAACGGGGCAAGGTGGAAGCCATAAAGCGATGATTAAAGTCTATATGACTGACCCTGACATACGTAAAAACATCATGAGTACAGGAGAGTTTACCGAACGCTGGCGTGAGTTAACGGGCGATATTTCGGGCGTAGAGTCATTACGTTTTCACTCTGATTTTGGCGGGCCGGGGTCAGGGCCTACGATTACGATTGAAGCGAGTCATCGAGATATGGGCGTGCTAGAGAAGGTGAGCGAGCAGGTTGGCGATGCTTTGAAAGGGTATTCATCGGTTAAAGATGTGGACGATGGCTTTTCACAAGGGAAGCAACAGATGGATTTTAGCCTGCGACCCGAAGGGCGTAGCCTGGGTTTTACCGCTCAGGATGTGGCCAGGCAGGTCAGAGCAGCATTTTACGGCTCAGAAGTGGTGAGACAGCAGCGCGGGCGTAATGAGATCAAAGTGATGGTTCGCCTGCCTGAAACAGAGCGACTTTCAGAGCGTGATATCAATGAACTGATGTTGATTACAAAGCAAGGCAATGCTGTGCCACTGCGCGATGTGGTCAATATTGAACGAGGGCATGCGTATACAGAAATCAGTCGTCAGAATGGTCGCCGGATTATTCAAATTACCGCTAATGCAACACCGCAAAGTAAAGCCGGTGAAGTGCTGAATGATTTGCAAGAAAATTTATTGCCCGAGCTGGAAAACCAATACCCTGGATTACAGTTTAATTTTGGAGGGCATCAGGCAGAAATGAGTGATAGCTTGGGTAGCCTAAAAGTCAGTTTTGTGGTTGCGATGCTGATTGTATACGCCATGCTTGCGATACCTTTCCAAAGTTATATTCAGCCTGCCATTGTTATGGTGGCGATTCCTTTTGGGATTATTGGCGCGATTTATGGCCACTTAATTATGGGGTACGATCTGAGCATTACCAGCTTGCTCGGGGTGGTGGCGCTGTCAGGAATCGTTGTCAATGACTCACTGGTGTTGATTAATTATGCAAACCAATTAAGGCGCGAAGGTGGGAAGTCGGTGCATGAAGTGGTTAAAGAAGCAGCGATACAGCGCTTCAGGGCGATTGTATTAACAACATTGACTACCATTGGTGGGCTTTCGCCCATGATATTGGAGACATCAATACAAGCCAAAATTTTGATCCCTATGGCGATTTCATTAGGATTTGGTGTGCTGTTTGCGACGATGATTACATTAATATTAGTGCCATCACTCTATCTGATTCTGGATGATTGCACTGCACGCTGGAAGAGGGCGTAAATTTTGAATTTTATTCATTTTTTTCTGTCTTAATGTATAAGCCTTAAAAAAGGAGTGAGAATATGTGTGTTGATCGAAAAAATATAACTCAAGATGAACCACAAGTGTCATGTGGTGTGTGTATGAATGAAATTCCTGCTTCTGTTGCACTCAGTGTGGAAGGTGATGATTATGTGCAATATGTTTGTGGTATGGAGTGTCATCAAAAATGGAAAGAGCAATCAGAAAAAAATAAAAAACCAGATATTGCAGCAGGGTAATTTTTTATACGAGGCTTCTTAAATTTTCAGAAGCCTCAATGCTTAGAGCTTTTCAACTACTGTAAGCACCTCATCCACATGCCCTTTGACTTTCACCTTACGCCATTCAGCTTTTAAAATGCCCTCTTGATCAATGATAAATGTGCTGCGTTCAACACCCATGAACTCTTTTCCATAGAGTTTTTTAGGCTTGATTACATCAAATAACCGACATAGGATCTCTTCTTTATCCGATAAAAGATCAAACGGAAAATTTTGTTTTGCTTTGAAGTTTTCATGCGCCTTAATGCCATCGCGGGATACACCCAGTATCACAGAATTCAATGCAATAAAACGATCATGAAGGTCTCGAAAATTTTGCCCTTCTAATGTGCAACCAGGAGTACTGTCTTTAGGGTAAAAATAGAGAACGATATTTTTACCTCTTAATCCTAAAAGGCTGATGGATTGCTCACCTGTTGCGGGCAACTCAAAGTCTGGCACGGGTTGATCTATTTCAATATTATTCACTTGGTTTTATTCCTTAAAATAATTTTTTAATCGTTTGAGCAGTTGCTTGATCAACACTTTCTATTTCAAAATACCCACCCCTGAACTCTTCATCAACTGCTTTGAGTACAAGGTAGTAACTTGTACCTTTCTTGAAGGTAAACCAGCGCTCACTGGATGCTTCTTTGATTTCGTTTTTTGCGCCAGATACATGTTTGTAGCGTAGTGTAACTAAATATTCTGCAGGTTCGAGTTTGATTGATGTGCTATCACGTTTTTTGAGTTTAAGGCGAGGTTGTTTGTCGATTTCAATCAAAAGTGTATTATCCATAAAACCCATCGGGCGCTCTGTATCAGGACGCAAAAAATGAATGGTTGCATGAGTGGCACTATCACTTTCTGATGTCTTCTGGATGAGTGTTGAGCAACCACTTAAAGATAGCAAAGCGGTACTCATCAGTAGATTGAAAAAAAGAATGAATGCGTTATTTTTCATTTGGACTCCTGAAGACTTAGTTAATTCTTGGTGGTTATCGTCAATAATTGTGCCGAAATTAAAGCCGGAATTCTCTTAAATATACCGGAATGTTGAATTCAGTGATAGAATTCCATTGTTTGTAAAGTCGCAGGTTGTAGCACGCGCATTGTTACTGCCAAAAGCATCCTGGGCTAAAAAACAGAATTTTTATTATTTATTTATACTAACCAAGGAGTTACCATCTATGTCAGTTAAACATCCGGTGATTGCAGTTACGGGTTCTTCAGGAGCAGGTACTTCAACAGTAAAGCATGCATTTGATGATATTTTTCGTCGTGAAAAAGTAGAAGCGGCTGTCATCGAAGGTGATAGCTTTCATCGCTACGACCGTAACGAAATGAAGGTTGCAATCGCTGAAGCAGCAAAAAAAGGCACAACCATCAGTCACTTTGGGCCAGAAGGTAACCATTTTGATAAGCTTGAAGAGTTGTTTCGGACTTATGGTGAAACCGGAACGGGTAAAAAACGTTATTACCTGCATAACGAAGAAGAAGCTGAACCTTACAATCAAGCGCCTGGAACCTTTACTCCCTGGGAAGATATTGATACAGAAAAAGATCTACTTTTTTATGAAGGTTTGCACGGCGGTGCGGTTGATGGTGATGTGAATGTCGCACAATGGGTTGATTTACTAATTGGTGTTGTACCTAGTGTTAATCTTGAGTGGATTCAAAAAATTCATCGTGATACAGCAACGCGTGGCTACTCTGCTGAGGCCGTGACGGATACTATTCTTCGCCGTATGCCCGATTACGTTAAATTTATTGCACCACAGTTTTCACTGACTGATATTAACTTTCAGCGTGTACCGATGGTTGATACTTCGAATCCTTTTATTGCTCGTGATATTCCGACTCCAGACGAAAGCTTTGTTGTGATTCGTTTTCGCAAGCCTAAAGAGCATGACCTTCTTGGCTACCAACAGATGGTTTTAGGCTCATGGATGTCACGCCCAAATACTTTGGTTGTGCCAGGTGTAAAAATGGGTTTCGCGATGGAAATTATTTTGAAGCCAATGATTGAATCACTTATTGCAAACAAAAGCACAGCAAGTTAAGGAACAACTTATACAGTAATAGTGCCGAAATTTTATTCCAGTTTTAAACGATCTCAAGAGTAAATGAAGCTTTTGAGACTGTTTTTAACGTAACTGGGGCGGGAAAGGTGAGCCGAAAAAAGGTTTTTTACTTGATCAAGACTTAATTTAAGTGTTATTTTTTCTAAAGAAATTTCACTAATGAGCGGACAATATAGTAAGACCTTTCTTTAAAAACAGTTTTTAAGATGGGAAAAATAATTTTCGCAGCCTTATGCTGTCGTACATTCAGATATATGTTGTTAAAGGTAATCTAGCATGCACGATAGAAGTTTTGGCTTTACTCAAGTATTGAAATTATGGCTGATTAGTGCAGCTTTTCTGTCAATGCCTGCAGTATGGGCCGCTAGCTTTCAAGTTGATCCTGATGCAGGTGATTCTATAGATTCACTGCCAGGCGATGGTTTTTGTGCCAATGCCAGTGGTGCGTGTTCGTTGCGTGCTGCAATTATGGAATCCAACAGCTTAAATGGTGCCGATTTAATTGTTGTGCCGCCCGGTACTTATCAAATTACACTTGCGACTACGAATGAAAACCAGTCAATTGATGGTGACCTGGATATTCTGGATAGTGTGACCATTGTGGGCCAAAATAGGGATACAACCATTATTGATGGTAATGGAATTGATCGTGTATTTCACATTAAGGATCCAGACGAAAAAGGTACTATTGATGTAACGATCAGAGGGTTGACTATTACAGGTGGGCAGCCGAAAACATTTGTCAGTAATGGGGGTGGCATTAATAATGAGGGGGGATACCTAATCGTCTCTAACGTTATTATTGAAGGAAATTCGGCCAGCTCTGGTGGCGGTATTAACAATAATAACACGGCCTCTAACTCTATTTTTGGTACCTTTATCCTTTCCGATAGTATCGTGCGTAATAATGAAGCGACTCTGTTTAATGGTGGTGGAATTCAAAACCTGAACGGAGAAATGAGCCTTGTTAACTCTGTTGTGAGCGGCAATCGAGCGCCAACAGATCAAAGCAGTGAAGGAGGGCCGTTTATTTTGAGCACTGGGGGACGCGGTGGTGGGATTTATAATGCGGCTAACTTGAGTTTAACGTATGTAACAGTCAGTGATAATATCGGTTCTGGCGGCGGCGGTATTGCTAATTTTCCAGGAGCAGGGTTTTCAGGTGAAAAAACGCTTCTGGAGATATTGGGAAGCGCGATTATAAATAATAAAGCGACTCATACTCAAACTTGGTCAGTGGGGGGTGGCATCTACAATGTGGGTGCGAAAGCAGAAGTAACGATAACTAACTCAACAGTGAGTGGCAATGAAGCATTAAGTAAAGATGAAAATGGTCAGGTTTTTGCGCAAGATAGCAAAGGAAATGTGATCATCAGCCAGGGAGGAGGGGTTTACAGTAGTGGCGGTCAATCTTCAATCGTCACATTACGCAATGTAACAATTTCAGAAAATATTGCCGGTGAGGGGGCAGGGCTGTATCAAAAAGTTGATGGTGCCGGTATGACCTCAATTAAGAACAGTATTGTTGCAAAAAATTGGTTACAGACAGCGAGCTCAGAGCCTACTCCAGGTGGAGATTGCAGTGGCTTAATCAGTTCTGATGGCTATAATCTGGAGAGTGAAGAGCTCTGTGGCTTTAATAATACAACAAAAGGGGAGATAAATAATACGGATCCCTTTTTGGCTGCATTGGAGATTGAGCCAGGGAGTTTGACCGAAACGC
The genomic region above belongs to Gammaproteobacteria bacterium and contains:
- a CDS encoding DUF1566 domain-containing protein encodes the protein MYSRFALALSVSLFTFSTSLAADNCKGMGLETAPASQFKNNGDGTVTDKKNGLTWMKCSVGMSWNGEICAGDADRKSWRKATSEVKSLNKEGFAGSKKWRLPTRNELEKIVEHKCFAPSISTEVFPRTATTGYWTETKDLHSDKHAWIVLFRHGSSYISSKKDEWFLRLVR
- the iscX gene encoding Fe-S cluster assembly protein IscX; protein product: MTLRWTDTRDIAIELDEAHPDVDPQYVRFTDLQQWVLELAEFDDDPTHCGEKILEAIQMMWLEERD
- the hscA gene encoding Fe-S protein assembly chaperone HscA, which produces MSLLQISEPGQSPAPHQRRLAAGIDLGTTNSLVATSRSGVADVLPDIEGYHLLPSIVSYSKDQPVIVGRVAAAKAVSDPLNTIASVKRLMGRGIEDIVQTGNKLPYQFTKSEQGMPRISTAAGDVSPVQVSSEILKELKLRAEQSLQGELDGVVITVPAYFDDAQRQATKDAARLAGLNVLRLLNEPTAAAIAYGLDRGSEGIHVIYDLGGGTFDISILRFSKGVFEVIATAGNAALGGDDLDHEITKWIMTQAGISDDASHSQVRHILNESRIAKETLTEQHSAPLNIDLDQGGTWQSQLTREQFETLIEPIIRRTIAPCRRALRDAGIQVSDIEDVVMVGGATRVPLVRKLVGEFFAQPPLVDIDPDKVVAIGAAIQADILVGNKNDGEMLLLDVIPLSLGLETMGGLSEKLIARNTTIPVARAQEFTTYKNGQTAMMVHVVQGERDLVDDCRSLARFELRGIPPMAAGIARIRVTFQVDADGLLSVSAIEKTSGISSQIEVKPSYGLQENEIEQMLKDSMHYAESDVEARRLREAQVDAKRLIEAVESALAADAEKLLSYNECQKINQTLEKLKESENSASLEEVKRLTSSLDEASASFAAKRMDANIQKVLAGHSVTDFDNKG
- the fdx gene encoding ISC system 2Fe-2S type ferredoxin — translated: MPQIIFLPHDELCPEGAVIETQAGVSICDAALASDIPIEHACEKVAACTTCHVYIREGAESLNEASENEDDMLDKAWGLDPDSRLSCQAIVGEDDLVVEIPKYTINMVSEGH
- a CDS encoding TolC family protein, translated to MLQRYLPIAAILLLASCATSEKAVVQPPSLPLEFTQTGSSELPEKWWRVFNDESLNQLIETALLDNFDLQSVRNRLEQARAVARKSGAASFPRLDGSAGSSRSVSQSDELSKVTTDISSIGIAASYELDLWGGINSNTQAAELDFLASQEALNAAAISLSSEVAVTWYRLVDQQRQIELLKQQHLTDKKHLSAVTGRFKAGQITSTDLLQQRQKVEATLGETSLAESTLQLLNHQLALLLGQSPHADLFPKAQIFPKLPALPKTGIPAELINQRPDVRQTYLQVQAADQRMAVAVSERFPRISLTAKLDFDATELFNNWLTNIAANLLVPIIDGGQRKAEVDRTEAVRFEALNRYKQTVLTALKEVEDALVQEVHQQQWLDRLNKQLSFSEAVVEQTRQHYIHGEMDFFRFLGAVSSHQKLQRSQLQAERELIEYRINLYRALAGDWDVKHVRN
- a CDS encoding efflux RND transporter periplasmic adaptor subunit, with the translated sequence MSETRFKKIFKILIALAILLVAIALSFYLISTQPQAERVKPEVKVPLVETVIPPFREHSVTVQAMGRVIAAQQIELMARVSGEVIKVSSSLVPGGMFKKNSEILKIDPTDYELVVQQRKSDLVRAEYELALEVGRQQIAKQDYLLLGEKLEGEELSLVLRQPHLQMAKANIAAAQSSLDRAQLDLRRTQIKAPFNALVQEKKVSVGSQVTTATALMTLVDTDTYWVEVAIPVDQLKWVNIGADAHIKHTSAWGENTFRQGTVKSIKPMIGQEDHMAQIIVSIKDPMALKTENKDRPKLMAGAFVRVEMMGKILTDVLHIPEPSLHEGSQIWVMTQNNELDIRTVDIRWRESGIVYISDQLATGEQLIVSDLAAPVQGMKLRSE